The genomic interval ATGGAAAAATGCAAAAAAAAGATATGAAAGTTTTTTAAGTAAAATTGAGGAGATGATTTCAGAGGGAAAGAAAAAAAAGTATGTAAATGAAAATATTGAACCAGAAGTGGCAACTGAAATGATTGCAAGTGTTGATTCTGTGCCAAGGAAAACTTTACTTAGGCAAATTGAAAAGATGTTGGTGAATGTTTTATTAAAGGAAAGATAAAAAATTGATGAAATGATTTATATTAATAAGTTAAAAAATTGATTAACTTGGCTTTTGTAGAGCCAAGTTTTTTTATTTTTTGCTTTTCTGGTTAATTTTAAGTATAAATTTATTACAAATGTTAAAGAATCATTGTGTAAAAAATTATACGAAGTGGTATAATAAAATTGATGATTTTAAAACAATCCAGAACGATGTTTTTTTTACATCTTAGCAATTTCAGGATTTTGACAATGGTTAAAAAACTTCAAGGGGGCGATAACATTGAGTGAATCATTGGAAGAAAAGGTTAAACGTTATGAAAAGTTAATTAATGAGATGGTAAATGTATCAGAAAAATATTTAGGAAGTTTTTCTGTTAGACTTTTATTTGAAAGAATTATATGGGAGCTTTCAATGGAATATAAGGAAATGGAAATGATTCATTATGGAGAAAATGGTGTGGTATTAGAGGGAATAATGGATAGTTTAAAATTAAATACAGATATTCCTATAGATGATATGTTTGGTGCTCTAATTTCAAAGTATGTTGAAATTCTTGCTAAACTTATTGGTCGAGAAAGTGTAGAAAAAATAAAGAAGATGATTGAGATTCCTTTGGATTTAGAGGGAGGGAATAAGGAATGACAAAACTAGAAACAGGAATAAGAAATCTTGACAAAATTCTATATGGTGGTATACCTTTATATTCGTTTAATATTATAGCAGGCCCTCCCGGTAGTGGCAAGACAATATTTGCTCAAAATATAATTTTGAATAATGTAAGAAAAGGGTTGAAAAGTATATATTTAACTACAATCTCTGAGTCTCAATTTAAGATGGTAAGACATTTAAAGGAATTTGAGTTTTTTTCAGATGAATTTTTGAATGAAAAATTTATTTATGGTGATTTGGGAAATGTTATACGAAAACGGGGAATTGAAAAAATCATAGAGTATTTTACAGAATTAATTAAGAAATATAAACCTAATATACTGGTAATTGATAGTTTTAAAGCTATAAGAGATTTTTTCCTGATGAAAGTACTTTCAGAGTTTTTGTATATGAACTTGCAGCTACTTTGTCAATATGGGAAGTAACCGTTTTTCTAATTGGGGAGTATGAAGAAAAAGAACTGACTTTTTTGAGTGAATTTGCAGTTGCCGATGGGATTTTTTACCTTTACGGGCAACAGGAAAAGAGATTTCAAAAAAGATATTTACGAATATTGAAAATGAGAGG from Thermosipho atlanticus DSM 15807 carries:
- a CDS encoding RAD55 family ATPase, which codes for MTKLETGIRNLDKILYGGIPLYSFNIIAGPPGSGKTIFAQNIILNNVRKGLKSIYLTTISESQFKMVRHLKEFEFFSDEFLNEKFIYGDLGNVIRKRGIEKIIEYFTELIKKYKPNILVIDSFKAIRDFFLMKVLSEFLYMNLQLLCQYGK